ACATCACGCGAGCTCAGCGCCGAGGCCTACGGCTGGGCAACAGCAACCGACACACTCGGATTCTCCGCCGCCGTCCACCACTTCCTCGACCGCGTGGCCGACAGGGCGCAGCCGCTCACCTCGGGTCGCGAGGCCGTTCATACCCAGCGATTGCTCGATCGGATCCTCGCAGCCTCCGGACTACCCGCGGAGGAACAACATGGCCGGCAGTGGGAAAGCCATGCCACGAGTGCCAACAGCTAAACCGTAAAGGCATCACGTGCGTCAACAGGCCGTCCGGAAGCGGACCCTTGTACAAACACCCCAAGTAAGGAACCAGGCAGATGAAAAGAGCAGCCCAGAAACCAACCGCAGGGACGCTGCGGATCAGCCAGCCCATGAGCGGAAATGACAAATGAGCCTGAAAGACCACGTCGTTCTGGTAACCGGATCGAGCGGCGGAATCGGCGACGCAGTCATCGATGCGCTTAGAGCCGAAGGGGCCCTCATCATAGGAGCCGACCGAGCCCCCAAAGACGGCCAGGAGATAGCCGCTTTCTTCCCGCTCGACGTCACCTCCGAAGAGCAATGCGCCGCCGTCGTCCGCGACATTACGAGCAAATACGGGCGCATCGACGCCCTCATTCACGCCGCCGGTGTCTTGGGCACCACCCCTGACATCATGGAAACCACGACGGAAGAATACGAATCCGTCATGCGGATCAACTCCTCCGGCACATTCTCAATGGTCCGGGAAACGGCACAGTCAATGATTGAGGCCGGCACTGCCGGTGCCATCGTCATCCTCTCCTCCGTCGCCGCTAAGGAAGCCCGCCGCAACTACCTGCCCTACAACGCAAGCAAACTCGCCGTGCTTCACATCATGTGGTCCTTCGCCGAGATACTCGGACCCCGCGGCATCTCCGTCAACGCCATTGCGCCCGGTCCCGTGAACACCCCTATGTGGGCGCAGTTCGCAAAAGACTCCGGCCCGGATGCGATCGCCAACCGGGCCAAACGCGCCGCGGAACTCCCAATGCGCCGGTTCGCCGAACCCGACGAAGTCGCCCGCGCCATCCTTTTCCTTGCCGACCCCGACAACCGCTACATCACCGGCGTAACGCTCGACGTGGCAGGCGGAGCACACCTCGGCATGGGCACATGAACCGCGTTCGGTAGGGCACCTCGGGCGATACCGGCGTCAGTCTGCTTCGAAAAGGAACTTGAGGGCTGAGTCCCCTGAATCAGCCGGCAAAAGCCGGGCGCAAACCTTGGCAAGAGAACGACGGCGGGATGTGCCGCCGTCGTCCTCGGTTCGGTTTTTGTGGTTACTGGCCGGACGCCGGGTCGGTACCCGCGCTTGACACAAGCGGTCCCAGTAACAGACTTCCTGGCGTGAACTCCTCACCGCATTCCGCACACAACACCACCGGTTTCAGGTCCGCCCCGCAACTGTGCCGGTAAGAAGCGCGGGGCGTCTCGTCCCGCATCCATGTGCTGCTCCACGCCGCGAGTGAAATGAGGATGGGCGCGACTTCCGCTCCGGAGGTTGTGAGGTGGTACTCGTAGCGCGCGGGGCGCTCGGAGTACTGGACACGCTCAATCACGCCACGGTTTTCGAGCATGCGCAGCCGGTCCGTCAGGATGTCGCGGGACGCGCCGGTATTGCGCGCAATCTGATCGAACCGGTGAACGCCCAACGACATCTCGCGAAGGGCGAGCAGGGCCCACCGTTCGCCTAAAACGTCGAGGCCTGCCGCAATGAAACACGCCCTCGGCGCATTTACTGCCTTCTCGGCCAGCTTATTCATCGTTCACCTGCTTTCAGTACTCTCGCCAAGTATACAGGTTAGTTGGAAAATCCAACTCACTCGGCTAATCTGATGTTCTGAGACCGCGACAACCGCGTCGCCGCCCCATCCGACAGTAGGAGAATCCATGCCACAGCTATCTGGTGCCGTCGTCCTTGTCACCGGCGCGAACGGAGGACTGGGCCGCGAGCTCGTGGAGCAGGCCCTCGCCCGGGGTGCTGCAAAGGTGTACGCGACCGCCCGCCGCCCGCAAGAGTGGAACGATGCCCGGGTCGTCCCTCTCACTCTCGATGTCACCGACGCTGACTCGGTCCGGGCCGCCGTCGCCCAGGCCCAGGACGTCACGGTCCTGATCAACAACGCCGGTACGAGCGTCGAATCCGACACTCTGTTGGCACTCTCCGACGAGGAGATCCGCGACGTCATGGAGGCCAACTTCTTCGGACCCGTCGCCATGACCAGGGCATTCGCGCCGGTGCTTGCCGTGAGCGAGACATCAGCGGTCCTCAACATCCACTCGGTGCTCAGTTGGATCGCACTCACCGGCGCCTACAGCGCATCAAAGGCCGCGTTGTGGTCGGCGACCAACTCCTTCCGCGTGGAACTGGCACCTCAAGGCACCCAGGTGACCGGTGTTCACGTCGGCTACATCGACACGGCCATGGCCAGGGGGGTGGATGCCCCGAAGACCTCCCCCGGGGAAGTCGCACGGAAGTCATTCGATGGGCTCGAGCACGGTGATTACGAGATCATCGTGGACGAGATCAGCGCCCGCGTGAAGCTCGGCCTGTCCGGTCCGATCTCGGGTCTGTACCCGGTCCTGGCATCCAATTCCCCGGCATGACCGCGGCAACGCCTGAAGACTTGCAGAGAACCTAAGGAGGGCACCTGGTGTCACCGAACGCCTCCGCGCAACGCTCGGAAACCTTCACCTGGACGGATCCGGCAATCGCGCTCGAACAGCTGCCACGGCTGTCGGGTCTGGACTACTTTTCCGGCCTCCGCGACGGCAGTATCGCGCCGCCGCCGATTGCTTCCCTCATGAATTTCGATCTCGTCGATGCGAAATACGGGCACGTCGAGTTCCAGTGCCGGCCGGGAGAAGCGCACTACAACCCCCTCGGAATGGTGCACGGCGGCCTGGCCTGCACGCTCCTTGACACGGTGCTCGGTTGCGCAGCACACAGTACCTTGGAAGCAGGGATCGGTTACACCTCCATTGACCTGGCGGTCAAGTATCTGCGACCCATCACACTCCAGAAGGGTGCTCTTCGCGCAGTGGGGTCAGTCGTGAAGACCGGCTCGCGCGTGATATTCACCGAAGGCAGGCTCAGCACCGCTGGGGGAGAACTCCTCGCCACCGCGACGAGCACGCTGCTCATCTTCACCCACCAACCAGGCGCTCTGACAAGATGACTGATACCGGTACCGCTGTTGCGCTGACGCCGGCCCCTACGGATCGCGTCTTGTCCCGGGCCACCCTGTCGGGAATACCGGCGTTGAGCCGCTTCGGCATTCCCTTGGGGCTTGCCGGTCTTGGCGGCGGATGGTCCGCCGCGAGGAGCTCTCTCGGATCCCCGATGTGGCCCGAAGAAATCCTTTACGGGGCATCAGGCTCCCTGTGGTTGATCCTGTCCGCCGTCTACGTGGTCCGGGGCCTTCGCCGAAAAGGAACATTCCGGGCCGACTTGCGACACGAAGTGGCAGGGCCCTTTGCGTCCTTCATCCCACTCATCGGGATCCTGCTTTCGTCCCACTACAGCCAGTATCTGCCGCCATGGGGCGCCTGGCCGTGTGTGGCTTTCATCGCCGGCCTTGCCGTCGTCGCTGCCCAGCTCCTCGCCCACTGGGTCACCGGCGGGGTATCCATGCAATCCATCCATCCCGGCTACCTGCTGCCCGTCGCGGCCGGATCCTTCGTTGCCAGCATCGGGTTCTCAAGCATCCACGCCCATAGTGCGGCCATGGCAGCGTTCGGCGTTGGAGTGTTCTTCTGGCTGGTGATGGGAACTGTCGTCACCGTCCGCCTGATGACCGGCGGCGAGGTGCTACCGGCCGCCAAGGTCGGACTGTCCGCCTATCTGGCTGCGCCGGCAACGGCCAACATCGCGTGGATGGTGTCACATCCAGGACCCATGGGAGCGATTCAGCTCGGACTTACAGGCATCCTGTTGATCATGGTGCTGATGCAGGTCATGCTCCTCCCCGAATACCGCAAACTTCCCTTCACGCAAATGTTTTGGGTATTCACCTTTCCCGTGGGCGCGACCACGAACTATGCCATCCGCTGGCTTGCAACAACCGACCTCCCCGGCCGGGAGATCTACGCCTGGGCGATTCTCGGCCTTGCAACAGCCTTCACCTTGGTCATCGCCGCTCGCACCGTGCCGACGCCCATCGCCCCAAAGGCAGCGAGACTGGCCGCACCACGGAGCACGGAAGTGCACTGAAGCTCCCGCTTCCTGCTTTTCCTGCTCGACCTTCGACGACATAGACACATCGGATTGGGGCGTTCTGCCCCCTTCAGCAAGTCCTCTATGCGGTGCCCGCAGACCCCAGCGGCATCCTGGGCCCTGCGATGGAAACCGGCCCTCAACACCTTCGCCATCACCTTCGAAGGAAGAATCAACTAAATGCCAATCCCGAATCCACCGTTAAACGGACAGTCCCCGTGACAACTGGAGGTTGGTGTCAGCGGGGCAGGAGCAGGCGGATCTGGGTGCTGATGTCCTGCACAATGTCCTCGGTGCGAAGAGCGGGATTTGCATTGACTGCCATGCTGAGGAACATGATCGCCGAGACGATGCGTGCGGTTGTTGCGGCATCATCGGCATTGAGAAGTTCATCGCGGCCCAGGACGGCGGCGATGGCTTCCTGGGTCTGAGCGACGATGGAGAGAGCCTGGCTGTGTTGCGGCTCGGCCGGGTCGCCGAAGACCATTTCCCGCAGATAAGTGCGTCCGTTATCGACTTGGATACGGTTGCACTCCACGATCGGCCGCACGATGGCCATCACTGCGTCCAGTGGATTCGGGATGGTTTCAGCATCGGCCCGGCCCCGTTCGAGCGCTTCAGCGTAGTGGGCGTTCTGCACGAGCAGGAGGAGTTCTCCCTTGGTCTTGGCGTAGAGGAACAGGGTTCCGGTGCCGATGTCAGCCTTATCGGCGATCTGCTGGGTGGTGACATCCTCCACGCCGTGCTTGGCGAACAGCTCGCTGGCTGCGGCGGTGATGCGGTCCAGCTTCTGCTGCTTGTTCCGCTCACGCCGTCCTAGCGGCTGGGATGCGACAGGCATGCAGGCCCCTCTCTCTTCTCCAGTTAACTGACTGGGCTCAGTTAGGAGTGTAGTCCTCCAGGAGCGGCATTTTCTGGTCAGGTGGCCAGGAAGTCGACGACGGCTGGAGCGAATGTGGCGTGGTGCTGGAAGATGCCGCCGTGGCCGGAGTCTGGGTAGATGATCAGCTCCGATCCTTGGATGCGCCGGTGCAGGTCTTCGGAGAGGACGGATGGCACCATGCGGTCGTTGTCGCCGTTGGCGATGAGGGTGGGGTGCGTGAGTGTGGACAGGTCTGACGGGGCGGAGCGGCCGAAGGCCTGGATTGCCTTCAACTGGGTTTGGAATGCGTGGGTGCTGATCGGCTTGTCACGGTCGGCGCTGCGCTCCTGGAGGCGCTTGATGAACGCTTTCGCTGCGGGCTTGCCGGTGGTGTTGCGGTTGAAGAACAGGAACTCCTTGGGATCGGACCTTGTCAGGATTGCGCGGAGGATGTCCCAGTAGGTGGTGCCGACGACCTTGTCGATATCCTTGCCGCCGCGAGGGCCGGTTCCGGTGAGCACGAGCTTGCGGACAAGGTCGGGATGTTTGAGGGCCAGGTCCTGGGCGATCATGCCCCCCAATGAGAAGGAGAAGACATCGATTTTGTCGAACCCGAGAGCCTTGATGAAGGTGTAGGAGTCGTCGGCCATTGCCTCGATGTTGCGGGGAACTTGCCCGGTGGAAGCGCCGACACCGGGCTGGTCGAAGGCGATGACGTGGCGGTTCTTCGCGATCGGGTCGATGATCCGGGGATCCCAGTTATCCAGTGTGGCGGCTAGGTGCACGAAGAACAGGACGGGGATGCCGCCCTTCGGCCCCAGCTCCCGGTAGGCGTAGGTGACACCTTCGGCTGTGATGGCTTTGGTAGGTGCTATCGCGTACGAGGTAACGACAGAGTCCTGCGGGGTTCCGGTGTTGTCCATGACGGTTGTTCTCCTGCGTGGTTTGTGAGGTGGAAAGATGGCGGTTCAGTTGGTCAGGGCGACGACTGCTTTGCCGCGGATGGCGCCCTCGGCCAGGTACTGCAGCGCCTCTGGGGTCTGGTCGAAGCTGAAGACCTTCCCTACGACGGGGCGCAGCACGCCGTCGTCGACCAGCGATGCGATCTGGCGAAGTTGGTCGCCGCTTGCGCGCATGAAGAGAAACTCGTAGCTGACGCCAAGCTTCCTGGCATGCCGGCGAATTTTGGTGCTGAGTACAGTGATTGCCAGGCGAAGCGCAGGATTCAGCCCGGCTTCGCGGGCGAATGCCGGATCCGGCGGTCCGGAGATACCGATGGCCTTGCCGCCGGGTTTGAGGATGCGCAGTGACTTCTCGAGGTTCTCCCCGCCGAGGCTGTCGAGCACGAGGTCGTAGCCGCTGAGGAGTTGCTCGAAGTCCTGGGTGCGGTAGTCGATCACGATGTCGGCTCCGAGGTCGCGCAGGAAGCCGGCGTTGGAGCCGCTCGCGGTGGTTGCAACGGTCGCGCCGAGGTGCTTCGCGAGCTGGA
This genomic interval from Arthrobacter sp. FW306-2-2C-D06B contains the following:
- a CDS encoding SDR family NAD(P)-dependent oxidoreductase — its product is MSLKDHVVLVTGSSGGIGDAVIDALRAEGALIIGADRAPKDGQEIAAFFPLDVTSEEQCAAVVRDITSKYGRIDALIHAAGVLGTTPDIMETTTEEYESVMRINSSGTFSMVRETAQSMIEAGTAGAIVILSSVAAKEARRNYLPYNASKLAVLHIMWSFAEILGPRGISVNAIAPGPVNTPMWAQFAKDSGPDAIANRAKRAAELPMRRFAEPDEVARAILFLADPDNRYITGVTLDVAGGAHLGMGT
- a CDS encoding winged helix-turn-helix transcriptional regulator; its protein translation is MNKLAEKAVNAPRACFIAAGLDVLGERWALLALREMSLGVHRFDQIARNTGASRDILTDRLRMLENRGVIERVQYSERPARYEYHLTTSGAEVAPILISLAAWSSTWMRDETPRASYRHSCGADLKPVVLCAECGEEFTPGSLLLGPLVSSAGTDPASGQ
- a CDS encoding SDR family oxidoreductase; this encodes MPQLSGAVVLVTGANGGLGRELVEQALARGAAKVYATARRPQEWNDARVVPLTLDVTDADSVRAAVAQAQDVTVLINNAGTSVESDTLLALSDEEIRDVMEANFFGPVAMTRAFAPVLAVSETSAVLNIHSVLSWIALTGAYSASKAALWSATNSFRVELAPQGTQVTGVHVGYIDTAMARGVDAPKTSPGEVARKSFDGLEHGDYEIIVDEISARVKLGLSGPISGLYPVLASNSPA
- a CDS encoding PaaI family thioesterase — encoded protein: MSPNASAQRSETFTWTDPAIALEQLPRLSGLDYFSGLRDGSIAPPPIASLMNFDLVDAKYGHVEFQCRPGEAHYNPLGMVHGGLACTLLDTVLGCAAHSTLEAGIGYTSIDLAVKYLRPITLQKGALRAVGSVVKTGSRVIFTEGRLSTAGGELLATATSTLLIFTHQPGALTR
- a CDS encoding TDT family transporter; this translates as MTDTGTAVALTPAPTDRVLSRATLSGIPALSRFGIPLGLAGLGGGWSAARSSLGSPMWPEEILYGASGSLWLILSAVYVVRGLRRKGTFRADLRHEVAGPFASFIPLIGILLSSHYSQYLPPWGAWPCVAFIAGLAVVAAQLLAHWVTGGVSMQSIHPGYLLPVAAGSFVASIGFSSIHAHSAAMAAFGVGVFFWLVMGTVVTVRLMTGGEVLPAAKVGLSAYLAAPATANIAWMVSHPGPMGAIQLGLTGILLIMVLMQVMLLPEYRKLPFTQMFWVFTFPVGATTNYAIRWLATTDLPGREIYAWAILGLATAFTLVIAARTVPTPIAPKAARLAAPRSTEVH
- a CDS encoding TetR/AcrR family transcriptional regulator; protein product: MPVASQPLGRRERNKQQKLDRITAAASELFAKHGVEDVTTQQIADKADIGTGTLFLYAKTKGELLLLVQNAHYAEALERGRADAETIPNPLDAVMAIVRPIVECNRIQVDNGRTYLREMVFGDPAEPQHSQALSIVAQTQEAIAAVLGRDELLNADDAATTARIVSAIMFLSMAVNANPALRTEDIVQDISTQIRLLLPR
- a CDS encoding alpha/beta fold hydrolase, which encodes MDNTGTPQDSVVTSYAIAPTKAITAEGVTYAYRELGPKGGIPVLFFVHLAATLDNWDPRIIDPIAKNRHVIAFDQPGVGASTGQVPRNIEAMADDSYTFIKALGFDKIDVFSFSLGGMIAQDLALKHPDLVRKLVLTGTGPRGGKDIDKVVGTTYWDILRAILTRSDPKEFLFFNRNTTGKPAAKAFIKRLQERSADRDKPISTHAFQTQLKAIQAFGRSAPSDLSTLTHPTLIANGDNDRMVPSVLSEDLHRRIQGSELIIYPDSGHGGIFQHHATFAPAVVDFLAT
- a CDS encoding NADP-dependent oxidoreductase, producing MRAFVVTKYKEPLREAEVAEPTVGESDVLVEVQAAGLNQLDEKIRLGEFKQILPYKLQLILGNDVAGTVLKVGSRVRGFKPGDEVYGRPDKDRIGTFAERIAVAEDDLALKPASASMEEAGSLPLVALTAWQALVERGNVRPGQKVLIHAGAGGVGSIAVQLAKHLGATVATTASGSNAGFLRDLGADIVIDYRTQDFEQLLSGYDLVLDSLGGENLEKSLRILKPGGKAIGISGPPDPAFAREAGLNPALRLAITVLSTKIRRHARKLGVSYEFLFMRASGDQLRQIASLVDDGVLRPVVGKVFSFDQTPEALQYLAEGAIRGKAVVALTN